GAATATCATCTTCCCACTCTATAATCGTATCTTTTGTAACGTGTAATTTTTTCGCTAATTGATCCTGGGTTAGCTGTTTCTCAATTCGTTTACTTGTAATAATGGTTCCTAAGTTCATATTATCTCACACTCCTTTAATTTATTTTTCCAATAGAAGGAAGTGGAAAAAAAAGATAAATCATTTTTCCCACAATATTGCGTTTATTAATACAACCAAAATGTCTACTGTCGATAGAATTTCCTCCATTGTCATCTAAAACAAAAAATTCATGACGATTTAATTTATAAGAAAAAATCCAGTATGTACTCTGTTTTTTTAATCAAATGCTTCTCTTACTTGTTAATTATTGATAAAAAGTTGCTTCTTTTTATAGCAAACAGTTTCTCCAGGTAAACCAATAATACGCTCTACATATTGTTTTTCTTCGCTAGACACCTTAGTTGAGGAAACAATAAATAATTGTAGCAATAGAATAAAAAAATACTGAATAATAATAGTATATTATTTTTTAAAATTTTTTTCATGTTCGACCTCTTTTTATTTATTATAATGTAATATCAAAAAAGTAGTCATATAGCTATATAAAGGAATGAACAATAGATATGATTAGAAAAATATGAGAAAAAATAGATAAAAAGGTAGGTTGTATCATTAGGTTGTGATATAATATAACAGTATAAAAAGGAGGTTTTAATTAATGAAAAAATTAGTATCACTTATTTTTACTTTGTTAGTAGTCATGTTACCGATTACAGCGAATGCTGCTGGAGCCATCTCTACTGATGAACAACGTATATTAGATTCTTTGAATGCGGGGATTACGACTAAAGAAGGCCAGCGTTTTTTCTTTTCAGCAACTGATATTCAGCAAGCTGAAAATGATTTAAAAACCAATGATTATAGTGCTGAAACTGTTAATACTGTAGTTGGTCATATTGAAGCGGCTAAACAATTAGCTGTTGATAATTCAGCAGGTATTAAAGCAACAGGTTTGGAAGACTTTTTAAAACAGTTACCTAAACATATACAAAACCAAATTCAAAATCATATTTTAGAAGCAGCAAAAGCACTAGGCTTATCTGTGGATAGTAAAGGAAATGTTACAAATAATGCTGGACAAAAAGTATTTGTTGCGACAACAAGTAGTAATCCAGTTGTAAAAACAACCGGTATTTCACTAACTAGTGCCATCGTGACAATTGCTAGTTTAGTGGCATTAACAGTAGCGACAGGTTTCTTCTCAAAAAGAAGAGGAGCTAGTTGTTAATGAATAAAAGGGTACTGGCATATGTTTATATGCCAGTACTCTTTTTTATTTCTGCCTATGTCATTTTATTCTTGTTATTCTTGCCATTTAGAGAGACAGTTGACTTATTTGTCAGTGCTATTAGCATTACAGAAAAAGCAGAAAATACAAAAGTTAGTTCTATCTTTGATGAAGCGAAGCAAAAAAATATTACCTCTGTAAAAAATAAAATCCCTTCGAGTCAGATTGAATATCCTAG
This genomic stretch from Vagococcus sp. CY52-2 harbors:
- a CDS encoding S26 family signal peptidase, which gives rise to MFSYKLNRHEFFVLDDNGGNSIDSRHFGCINKRNIVGKMIYLFFPLPSIGKIN
- a CDS encoding S26 family signal peptidase, with protein sequence MSSEEKQYVERIIGLPGETVCYKKKQLFINN